From bacterium, one genomic window encodes:
- a CDS encoding NADH-quinone oxidoreductase subunit J: protein MEVALFWIFSMTAVVAGVGVVANVRNTINAALSLVVTMLALAGLYFLLHAEFVGLIQVLVYAGAIVVLFLFVIMLLNLRGGALGGDSQPLMKIAGGLLLGAGAFKLSMILAGARSSFPEVDASYGTTRAVAEILFTDYVLVFELAGVLLLAGIVAAVALAKRSLD from the coding sequence ATGGAAGTCGCGCTCTTCTGGATCTTTTCCATGACAGCCGTCGTTGCGGGCGTCGGTGTGGTGGCGAACGTCAGGAACACGATCAACGCCGCGCTGAGCCTGGTCGTGACGATGCTCGCGCTCGCGGGTCTCTATTTCCTTTTGCACGCAGAGTTCGTGGGCTTGATCCAGGTTCTGGTCTACGCCGGTGCGATCGTCGTTCTGTTTCTCTTCGTGATCATGCTGCTCAACCTGCGCGGCGGCGCCCTGGGAGGTGACTCGCAGCCGCTCATGAAGATTGCAGGCGGATTGCTGCTGGGCGCGGGGGCTTTCAAGCTCTCGATGATTCTCGCGGGGGCCCGCTCGAGTTTCCCCGAAGTGGATGCGAGTTATGGCACGACGCGTGCGGTAGCCGAGATCCTGTTCACCGACTACGTGCTCGTTTTCGAACTGGCCGGAGTGCTGCTTCTGGCGGGTATCGTGGCGGCGGTGGCGCTGGCCAAGAGGAGCCTGGACTGA
- the nuoK gene encoding NADH-quinone oxidoreductase subunit NuoK, whose protein sequence is MGEIAGWHFQIVAALLFLLGVLGVLVRRNIIVMFMSIELMLNAANLSLVAFGRELGDSSGQIFAFMVMVVAAVEVAVGLAVIISLVRNRDTVNIEDASLMRW, encoded by the coding sequence ATGGGCGAGATCGCGGGCTGGCATTTTCAGATCGTTGCGGCGCTGCTCTTTTTGCTGGGCGTGCTCGGTGTGCTGGTGCGCCGCAACATCATCGTCATGTTCATGAGCATCGAACTGATGCTGAACGCGGCCAACCTCTCGCTCGTGGCTTTCGGCCGCGAACTCGGCGATTCATCCGGCCAGATCTTCGCCTTCATGGTCATGGTGGTTGCTGCAGTCGAGGTGGCGGTCGGACTCGCCGTCATCATCTCGCTGGTGCGCAACCGCGACACCGTAAACATCGAAGACGCCAGTCTCATGAGGTGGTAG